The Vespula vulgaris chromosome 2, iyVesVulg1.1, whole genome shotgun sequence genome has a segment encoding these proteins:
- the LOC127072876 gene encoding eukaryotic translation initiation factor 4 gamma 3-like isoform X1 — MVSRYGVSKEGAVDVAVGVGPMHCLIGGPHHHHHLSAPHPQNPQPGHNHHVHHAAHPPPPSPSPHLNHQLSHHQLTVNINHLGHQLAQHQQAPPQYRVVTANTRSEFHVPTQNYGAQPGGQVGGGGGSVGVPGGRGPPPLGGIPTIGQSTAGIPPGGPAGGQAPPQAQAPGVQTQQTQGPAPTTTPPVHTPSPQEMGKQPHLQAHSYYPAAPRPQQPRNLNHRGGQGGSGNQVVGMPGVGGGGGQPPVMYTTGLTGQPGTVFVPSHVAGIPTGPHQQSVYHMNNQLIQFSSAPQRHQAQNQSFYPPYQPHALLTQNIYPYQPGPTPQPGFFYTSPTAPLSLNRSSATAVSGGAQHVGGALGGAQGATMVPQGTLQQPTQQPQPLPQIDVYSGYNGGGTTGTSSSIRSKRPRGEKAITDIVNPSTGKNISHEIYDDDATVESTESSNRETPQLQNSSGAEVVADFAARVAKAATESSDSGSPVPAVTAPETTFVSQITTPSLSNIQTNSNDINNQCNNNGLATPTQNISKVHALCSQSLDTSNNVTQIEIIPTPSAPCPTPSAAPSSVSSSTPLATVSSSASISSPSSCAIKSAVESKPLQLLAKEFHPRGEKKTVSSSEETVAVVNVDTIPTQPVTTLATATPVVEQETKNTTSPSSVNVQTPSAAPQHHQQHHHHQQQQQQQQQQQQQQQQQQQQQQQQQQQQQHHHHHQQQQLPPPTHQPQQQHSAPNVTVPEVSKPSSTAPSVNPTLVREPFSNLSSKTTSSNSPPRRKSQSHHGQSNNPITEQLSSNTREQKDKKREKSVSSRGATPAPAHNQPDHHHHHHQKTNGDASGDKTEQEPVVTARNELLQHKQNDGKAMQKQKSKNKLKPRELNRKGAEKEGTDMDAFVNTVPINKPEVKQVDNKETIPIKENKEQPAREMTKEIKEKDNYESFKEKETAIAVHPKVEKHVIPDIVKESDPVQTPIIEKLKSEKEITKEVSSKIEDNSQILKSQNTCSNAQMKSVPNDVVDHAIVKEDIDLETIVAQKNEENMKISAFQASSEEKILPVPTVEKSNEQSEPQSPTTDIVVSKSSIPLKYTYKDDQWSPINKSGKKVYDREFLIRLQDDPNSKIKPNNLPDLEVVLKDNTKIRSTMDFRSFKDTSISRPESLFPGFVKSGLARGVPPTNRKSHPSGKSKPTKPNVIHVSLSLREDVKLRETENAWRPTRMKQLDLSEEDAKTEALYKRVRSVLNKLTPQKFNTLIDQVRSLTIDTQERLQGVINLVFEKAVDEPSFSVAYALMCKELAMMEASGGDKSGGKQAESSVTFRKLIISRCQKEFEKNPIDEVSRASKIKEIEECNDPEKKKDLQLQLEEEERRIRIKSVGNIRFIGELYKQGMLTTGIMHRCINHLLDQNDEDSLECLCKLLTTVGKDLESKGKSEEMQEYFSKMQDIVGRRGHGKISSRIRFMLQDVIDLRANKWIPRRDDSNPKTIDQIQKEVESERLDTQLTNTPLNTPRKDDRNADRKRNRGFGPADEGGWSQPVGRTRQTYSVETAKLRQKTTPVDDLILGSRNVYMWKTSANNAKTINSNKFACLENITAIEQDRRMPPLQLSGSRSTGPRDYGRDYKSSYDGRSSRNGSHQLSSSASSSRESSLLDNSQSQNVSMPTQSLKSASQSVSSGLKPPLSEEAFTKAFNSILKDYLREHILENAISDVSQTFDNTTFTKFVRESINFVLEKSPAERERVSRLMSQLIARNILPLQHLKAGFSEVLEFVDDLIIDIPKIWTYLAEVLTHPIKDEVMPLSEMGSIFVSLRNQGGAGKLLGELLAKLSQEKGSKWVADKWDQSRLPLNDIIDPERENIDKIAKEYHLEFLIGDYNSAKSSSSDELSLQQIHEQLKRLMKENTFDEISSWITENVGSRVKDPKFIRTLMTAILETSIVPFNETWKLNEHIFSNLQLLIHRFVDTDEVLELQCLYAIQAHMTKIEFPCGILRNIINKLSGDNIISSDAFLAWQKGEDPAEHEGHSVAIMTLTAFFISLQEAEDSSSVEDGPSNVNSDTF; from the exons TGTTACAGCTAACACTA gaTCTGAATTTCATGTTCCAACTCAGAACTACGGCGCCCAGCCAGGGGGGCAGGTGGGCGGGGGAGGGGGGAGTGTAGGTGTACCCGGGGGTAGAGGACCTCCACCACTTGGCGGCATACCAACGATAGGACAATCTACAGCAGGTATACCACCAGGAGGTCCAGCTGGTGGGCAAGCTCCTCCACAAGCACAAGCACCCGGTGTACAAACTCAGCAGACTCAAGGTCCGGCACCAACAACGACACCTCCAGTTCATACTCCCTCGCCTCAGGAAATGGGAAAACAACCACATCTACAAGCacat AGTTATTATCCAGCTGCTCCGAGGCCTCAGCAGCCAAGAAATCTAAATCATAGAGGTGGACAAGGGGGTAGTGGTAATCAAGTGGTAGGCATGCCAGGGGTAGGTGGAGGTGGCGGGCAACCACCTGTCATGTATACAACTGGCTTGACAGGTCAACCGGGGACAGTATTTGTCCCTAGTCATGTTGCTGGAATTCCAACTGGACCCCATCAACAATCTGTATATCATATGAATAATCAGCTTATTCAA TTTTCCAGTGCACCTCAACGACATCAAGCTCAAAATCAATCCTTTTATCCCCCATATCAACCGCATGCCCTTTTAACACAAAATATTTATCCATACCAGCCTGGCCCAACGCCTCAACCTGGCT TTTTTTATACATCGCCCACTGCACCATTAAGTTTAAATAGGTCAAGTGCAACTGCTGTTAGTGGTGGGGCTCAACATGTTGGAGGAGCACTGGGTGGTGCCCAAGGAGCTACAATGGTACCACAAGGTACTCTTCAACAACCTACGCAACAACCTCAGCCTCTACCCCAAATAG atgtGTATTCGGGTTATAATGGCGGAGGTACAACAGGAACAAGTAGTTCAATTAGATCCAAAAGGCCAAGAGGAGAAAAGGCCATAACAGATATCGTTAATCCTAGTACGGGTAAAAATATAAGTCATGAAATATATGACGATGATGCAACTGTCGAAAGTACAGAATCTAGTAATCGTGAAACGCCTCAATTACAG AATAGTAGCGGTGCAGAGGTGGTGGCCGATTTTGCGGCACGCGTTGCTAAAGCCGCAACCGAGAGTTCGGATTCCGGCTCACCGGTGCCGGCCGTTACCGCGCCAGAAACAACTTTCGTGTCGCAAATCACGACACCAAGTTTATCGAATATTCAAACAAATTCTAACGATATAAACAATCAGTGCAACAACAACGGTTTGGCCACACCGACGCAAAATATAAGCAAGGTGCACGCGTTGTGTAGTCAATCGTTAGATACGTCTAATAATGTTACTCAAATTGAGATAATTCCTACTCCGTCGGCACCATGTCCAACGCCATCGGCCGCACCCTCATCCGTTTCATCCTCTACGCCTTTGGCCACTGTTTCCTCGTCTGCTTCCAtttcctctccctcctcttGCGCGATTAAATCGGCAGTGGAGTCTAAACCATTGCAACTTCTCGCAAAAGAGTTTCATCctagaggagagaaaaagactgTAAGCAGCAGCGAGGAAACTGTAGCTGTAGTCAATGTTGATACTATTCCTACACAGCCTGTCACTACGTTGGCTACTGCTACGCCCGTAGTCGAACAAGAAACGAAGAATACCACGAGTCCTTCCTCGGTTAATGTTCAGACGCCATCGGCGGCTCCACAACATCATCAACAACATCACCACcatcaacagcagcagcagcagcaacagcagcaacagcaacagcaacaacagcagcagcagcagcaacaacaacaacaacaacaacaacaacaccaccatcaccaccagcAACAACAACTACCACCGCCAACACATCAACCGCAACAACAACATTCTGCCCCAAATGTGACTGTGCCAGAGGTCAGCAAACCGTCCTCTACTGCACCCAGTGTTAATCCCACTCTTGTGAGAGAACCATTTTCCAATCTTTCGAGCAAAACGACGTCCTCGAATTCTCCACCGAGGAGGAAATCTCAATCACATCATGGCCAATCCAATAACCCTATCACCGAGCAGCTATCTTCAAATACCAGAGaacaaaaggataaaaagagagagaaaagcgttAGTTCCAGAGGTGCGACCCCAGCACCAGCACATAATCAAcctgatcatcatcatcatcaccatcaaaAAACGAACGGTGATGCTAGTGGAGATAAAACTGAACAGGAACCCGTTGTAACTGCGAGGAACGAACTTTTGCAACATAAACAAAATGATG gTAAAGCCATGCAAAAGCAAAAGAGCAAAAATAAGCTCAAACCTCGCGAGCTTAATCGAAAAGGAGCTGAAAAAGAAGGCACAGATATGGATGCATTTGTCAATACAGTTCCAATTAATAAACCAGAAGTGAAACAAGtagataataaagaaactataccgataaaagaaaacaaggagCAACCTGCTAGAGAAAtgacaaaagaaattaaagaaaaagacaattaTGAGTcttttaaagaaaaggaaacggcAATCGCTGTCCATCCCAAAGTGGAGAAACATGTGATTCCAGATATAGTTAAGGAAAGTGATCCTGTTCAAACTCCTATTattgagaaattaaaaagtgaaaaggaGATAACTAAGGAAGTGTCTTCAAAGATAGAAGACAATTCCCAAATTTTAAAATCTCAAAATACGTGTAGTAATGCCCAAATGAAGTCAGTTCCTAATGATGTTGTTGATCATGCGATTGTTAAGGAGGATATTGATTTAGAAACAATAGTAGCgcagaagaacgaagaaaatatgaaaatttctgCGTTTCAAGCATCTAGCGAAGAAAAGATTCTACCTGTGCCAACAGTGGAAAAATCAAACGAACAGAGTGAACCTCAATCCCCAACAACGGACATTGTTGTATCAAAAAGTTCTATACCACTAAAGTATACATATAAGGATGATCAATGGAGTCCGATAAATAAGAGTGGTAAAAAAGTTTACGATcgtgaatttttaatacgacTTCAAGATGATCCAAATAGTAAAATTAAACCGAATAATCTACCGGATTTAGAAGTTGTTCTGAAAGATAATACAAAG attCGCAGTACAATGGATTTTAGATCATTTAAAGACACAAGCATAAGTAGGCCAGAATCGTTATTCCCTGGATTTGTCAAATCAGGACTTGCACGTGGTGTG CCACCTACAAATCGGAAGAGTCATCCTTCAGGGAAATCAAAGCCAACTAAACCAAATGTTATTcatgtctctctatctcttagAGAAGATGTAAAattgagagagacagagaatgcATGGCGCCCTACTAGAATGAAGCAACTCGATTTAAGCGAGGAAGATGCTAAAACGGAAGCGCTGTACAAGCGTGTTCGTAGTGTTCTAAATAAGCTTACACCACAGAAATTTAATACATTAATTGATCAAGTTAGATCATTAACAATTGATACACAAGAAAGACTACAAGGTGTAATCAACTTAGTCTTTGAAAAG gCTGTTGATGAACCTAGTTTTTCAGTTGCATACGCATTAATGTGTAAAGAACTTGCTATGATGGAGGCATCTGGCGGTGATAAAAGTGGAGGAAAGCAAGCAGAAAGTTCTGTTACTTTTAGAAAACTGATTATCAGCCGATGCcaaaaagaatttgaaaagaatcCAATTGATGAAGTTTCGAGAGcaagtaaaattaaagaaatagaagaatgtAACGATCCT gaaaagaaaaaggatttacAGTTACAACTTGAAGAGGAGGAACGTAGGATACGTATCAAATCTGTAGGAAATATTCG ATTTATCGGTGAACTTTATAAGCAAGGAATGTTAACAACTGGCATTATGCATCGTTgcataaatcatttattagaTCAAAATGACGAAGATAGTCTTGAATGTTTATGTAAACTACTAACAACCGTTGGAAAAGATTTAGAATCCAAGGGGAAATCTGAG GAAATGCAAGAATATTTTAGCAAGATGCAAGATATTGTTGGTCGTCGTGGACATGGTAAAATTAGCTCTAGAATTCGTTTTATGCTGCAAGACGTTATAGATTTGAGAGCTAATAAATGGATTCCAAGGAGAGACGATAGTAATCCAAAAACGATAGATCAAATTCAAAAAGAAGTTGAATCCGAAAGACTCGATACTCAACTTACCAATACACCGTTGAACACACCTAGAAAAGATGATCGCAATGCggatagaaaaaggaatc GAGGATTTGGGCCTGCAGATGAAGGTGGATGGAGTCAACCTGTAGGTAGGACGAGGCAAACCTATTCTGTTGAAACAGCAAAATTAAGGCAGAAGACT aCTCCCGTGGATGATTTAATATTGGGTAGTAGGAACGTATATATGTGGAAGACTTCCGCAAATAACGCTAAGAcaataaattctaataaatttgcTTGTCTCGAAAATATTACTGCCATAGAACAGGATAGGAGAATGCCTCCGCTTCAACTTTCtgg ATCGAGATCAACCGGACCTAGGGATTATGGACGGGACTACAAATCTTCTTATG ATGGTAGGAGTTCTCGAAACGGTAGCCATCAATTAAGCAGCAGTGCATCGTCAAGTAGAGAAAGCTCATTGTTAGATAATTCTCAAAGTCAAAACGTGTCGATGCCAACACAATCTTTGAAATCTGCATCACAATCTGTGTCTAGTGGGCTGAAGCCTCCATTGTCAGAAGAAGCGTTTACGAAAGCGTTTAATTCTATATTGAAGGATTATTTAAGAGAACACATCTTAGAG aacgcTATCTCTGATGTGAGCCAGACTTTTGATAATACAACATTTACAAAATTCGTGCGTGAGTCAATTAACTTCGTTCTTGAAAAATCTCCTGCCGAACGAGAACGAGTTTCACGACTTATGTCACAATTGATTGCTCGAAACATTTTACCCTTACAACATTTGAAAGCAGG GTTCAGCGAAGTTCTAGAATTTGTGGATGATCTAATTATTGATATTCCAAAGATTTGGACTTACCTTGCAGAAGTATTAA ctCATCCAATAAAAGACGAAGTAATGCCATTATCTGAAATGGGCAGTATATTTGTAAGTTTAAGAAATCAAGGTGGTGCAGGAAAACTTCTCGGAGAGTTATTAGCGAAATTATCCCAAGAAAAAGGATCCAAATGGGTTGCAGATAAGTGGGACCAAAGCAGACTTCCATTGAACGATATTATCGATccggaaagagagaacattgACAAGATTGCTAAGGAATAT CATTTAGAGTTCCTGATTGGAGATTATAATAGTGCCAAAAGCTCTAGCAGTGACGAGCTTAGTTTACAACAGATTCATGAACAACTGAAAAGGCTTATGAAAGAGAATACTTTTGATGAAATAAGTAGTTGGATAACA GAAAATGTTGGTAGTAGAGTTAAGGATCCTAAATTCATAAGGACATTAATGACTGCCATTTTAGAAACGTCCATAG taCCGTTTAATGAAACGTGGAAGTTAAATGAGCACATATTCAGCAATTtgcaattattaattcatcgaTTCGTCGATACTGATGAAGTACTAGAATTGCAATGCCTTTACGCTATTCAAGCACATATGACAAAAATCGAGTTTCCATGCG GTATATTAAGGaacataataaacaaattatcaggggataatattatttcctcTGATGCATTCTTGGCATGGCAGAAAGGTGAAGATCCGGCAGAACATGAAGGCCATAGTGTAGCTATCATGACGCTGACGGCgttcttcatttctttacaAGAAGCCGAGGATAGTTCCAGTGTCGAAGACGGCCCAAGCAATGTGAACTCCGATACCTTTTGA